A genomic region of Argopecten irradians isolate NY unplaced genomic scaffold, Ai_NY scaffold_1338, whole genome shotgun sequence contains the following coding sequences:
- the LOC138314087 gene encoding uncharacterized protein isoform X1, with the protein MENEQLKMNIEKNYSDIVATVLAEDIMDRFVDEDYLTIHDVVEKIMNGKTKQEQMKTLIQLLNEKLKKNPEIFDFFLKQLAENRNDAYHALEKKIRETEKKPIQVSEAGTDDSGYPEIPEKLRSRPVTEKQAMFLSKTFSPRHLHAFGTCLDFNEVEISHIEADYRKYASSTVIQQLIIKWKNRTGCSATLGKLLDIFMENSDLIDLHHEEYMTLDIQRFQKN; encoded by the exons ATGGAGAACGAGCAGCTCAAgatgaatattgaaaaaaattattcagACATAGTTGCAACAGTCCTAGCAGAGGATATAATGGATAGATTTGTGGACGAAGATTATCTTACCATTCATGATGTAGTCGAGAAAATCATGAATGGGAAAACAAAACAGGAACAAATGAAAACTCTTATACAACTCctcaatgaaaaattaaaaaaaaacccagaaatatttgatttctttttaaaacagtTGGCAGAAAATCGTAACGATGCCTACCATGCCTTAGAAAAGAAAATCAGAGAAACTGAGAAGAAACCAATCCAAGTGTCGGAAGCGGGAACAG ATGACTCTGGATATCCAGAGATTCCAGAAAAATTAAGAAGTCGGCCTGTCACAGAAAAACAGGCCATGTTCCTTTCAAAAACGTTTTCACCAAGACATCTACATGCATTTGGCACTTGTCTGGACTTTAATGAAGTAGAAATTTCTCACATCGAAGCAGACTATCGAAAGTATGCAAGCTCCACTGTCATACAGCAGTTAATCATAAAGTGGAAAAATAGAACAGGTTGTTCAGCGACACTTGGAAAGCTACTGGACATTTTTATGGAAAATTCAGACTTGATTGATCTTCATCATGAAGAATAT
- the LOC138314087 gene encoding uncharacterized protein isoform X2 — MENEQLKMNIEKNYSDIVATVLAEDIMDRFVDEDYLTIHDVVEKIMNGKTKQEQMKTLIQLLNEKLKKNPEIFDFFLKQLAENRNDAYHALEKKIRETEKKPIQVSEAGTDDSGYPEIPEKLRSRPVTEKQAMFLSKTFSPRHLHAFGTCLDFNEVEISHIEADYRKYASSTVIQQLIIKWKNRTGCSATLGKLLDIFMENSDLIDLHHEEYVKALEKINQ; from the exons ATGGAGAACGAGCAGCTCAAgatgaatattgaaaaaaattattcagACATAGTTGCAACAGTCCTAGCAGAGGATATAATGGATAGATTTGTGGACGAAGATTATCTTACCATTCATGATGTAGTCGAGAAAATCATGAATGGGAAAACAAAACAGGAACAAATGAAAACTCTTATACAACTCctcaatgaaaaattaaaaaaaaacccagaaatatttgatttctttttaaaacagtTGGCAGAAAATCGTAACGATGCCTACCATGCCTTAGAAAAGAAAATCAGAGAAACTGAGAAGAAACCAATCCAAGTGTCGGAAGCGGGAACAG ATGACTCTGGATATCCAGAGATTCCAGAAAAATTAAGAAGTCGGCCTGTCACAGAAAAACAGGCCATGTTCCTTTCAAAAACGTTTTCACCAAGACATCTACATGCATTTGGCACTTGTCTGGACTTTAATGAAGTAGAAATTTCTCACATCGAAGCAGACTATCGAAAGTATGCAAGCTCCACTGTCATACAGCAGTTAATCATAAAGTGGAAAAATAGAACAGGTTGTTCAGCGACACTTGGAAAGCTACTGGACATTTTTATGGAAAATTCAGACTTGATTGATCTTCATCATGAAGAATATGTGAAAGCATTAGAAAAGATCAATCAATGA